GGAGGAGCTTGAGGACGTCTACGGCGTTCCGACATCATACCAGTCAAGAATGCTCGCCATTGAGAACGGCGTTCCAGTCCTCGGCCTCGACGAGGTTGACGCGATAGACATAGCGGTTGACGGAGCGGACGAGGTCGATCCACAGCTGAACCTCATAAAGGGCCGCGGGGCGGCTCTGACTATGGAGAAAATAATCGAGTACCGCGCAGGGACTTTCCTCGTGCTCGTCGATGAGAGCAAGCTCGTTGAAAGCCTCGGTCAGAAGATGCCCGTGCCAATAGAGGTTATCCCTGCTGCATGGAGGGCGATAGCCGAAGAAATAGAGGTCTTCAACGCGACGGCAGAGCTCAGAATGGCTAGCAAGAAGGACGGGCCGGTCGTAACCGACAACGGCAACTTCATACTCGACGCAAGATTCCACCGCATAGAGGACCCTCTAGACCTCGAGATAGAGCTCAACAACATCCCCGGCGTCGTCGAGAACGGCATCTTCGCGGACATAGCAGATATCGTCCTCGTTGGCACGAAGGAGGGTGTCAAGAGGCTGGAGCGCTGAAACTTTGCCTTTGCAAGGTTTCATCAAAGTTCGTGATTCCTTTTTAGGGCTCTTTATTTTTGGAGGGTTTCCACTAGGAGTTAAGCATTAAACGTTGGATTCTGCAGTATGGTTCTCATTGCGGTTGGTTCGCTTTCAACGCGCTCCGTTGAGCGTTAAAAAACCGAACCTTCACGAACAAGCTTTTGAAAAAAAGCCTCACCAAAAGTTCGTGGTTCTTCTTAAATTGTCGGTTTGAGAGTCGGTTTGAGAAGGATTCCATTGAGAGGAACTAGAGTGAATCTTGAATTCCACCTGTTAACCTAATGCTTGTTATGAGTTCAATTATAACCGACGCCCAAAGGGCGTCAAGGGAGGAGAACTCCCTGAGAAAGGGCTATAATTAGGGAATTCAAATCTAAAACAGCTCGTAAAAAGGAATCCCCTTGCGGTTAGCGCTGTCAAAAAGAACCACCAACCTTGATCAAACTCAACGGGGCTGTCGTCCCGTGCGTTGGAGCTTCACTCCAACGTCGCGCAGGCGAACAAGCTTTGGGAAAGCTTGACCAAAACAGTGCCCTTTTCATTAAATTGGCAGAGATTAAACGTGCACTAATCAAGAACAACATTTATAAGGGGTTACTCTCCAAACAGCCGTATTAAAACCGTTTCAACCTTTTTATTGGCGTCCTTTGGACGCCGTTTGAAGATAGAAACACTTCACAAAACATATCAACAGGAAAGAAACCCATACTCACATTAGTTTGCATTAAAAAGAGGCACTTACTCTTCCGCCAGCGCGAAACTTTGCACTGCAAAGTTTCACCAAAGTTCGTGATTCCTAATTGAGGCTCACTCCCAGAAGGATTTCACGCTGAATTCTTGGCATTAAAGAGGGATTCACTAGATGGACTCCCCTTGAAGGGGTTCACTCTCACCGCGCTCCTCCGGAGCGCTAAAAACGCGAACCCACTTGAAAACGCTCCTGATAAAGAATCCACAATTCTTCCAAAGAGCAATCTTAACGAGAAATCCCGCCAAAATTGCCGTTTTAAACAAGAATCACAAATTTTCCGTCAACGCTTTGCGTCAGCAAAGGGTTGTATGGTGGGCCCGCGGGGATTCGAACCCCGGACCTCCACCTTGTCAGGGTGGCGTCATAACCAGTCTAGACCACGGGCCCAACCCAGGGATGGTGGACCGGCCGGGATTTGAACCCGGGGCCTCCGCCTTGCCAAGGCGGCGCTCATACCAGGCTGAGCTACCGGCCCACTCCCATCGACGCCGTATTCACCTATCAGAGTGGGTTTATAAATTTTGCGGTCATGAAAATCCGTTCAGACTCCTATCGAAAAGTTAATATTCATATTTAGCAATGGCCTATACGGTGAACACTATGAGCCTCGACCCCGTTTCTGAGGCCAAAAAGATTGAAAAGGAGATAATAGCCTGGCGCAGGGACTTCCACATGCATCCAGAGCTCGGTTACGAGGAGGAAAGAACTTCAAAGATTGTGGAAGAACACCTGCGCAAGTGGGGCTACTCGATCAAGCGCGTCGGGACGGGAATAATAGCGGACATTGGCGAGGGAGGGAAGACGATAGCCCTCCGCGCCGACATGGACGCTCTGCCCGTCCAGGAAGAGAACGACGTTCCATACAAATCGAAGATCCCGGGCAAGATGCACGCCTGCGGCCACGACGCCCACACGGCGATGCTTTTGGGGGCAGCAAAGATAATAGCCGAGCATAGAGAGGAACTCAACGGAAGGGTTAGGCTCATCTTCCAGCCTGCCGAAGAAGGCGGAAACGGAGCTGTTAAGATGATCGAGGGAGGGGCTTTAGAAGGAGTCAACGCCATCTTCGGCTTCCACGTCTGGATGGACCTGCCGAGCGGAGTGATAGGGATAAGGGACGGCCCCTTCCTGGCAGGGGCGGGAATATTCGGCGGAAAAATAATCGGAAAGGGCGGCCACGGTGCTTCCCCCCACGAGACAGTTGATCCAATTCCGATAATGGCCGAGACTGTCCTTGCCTTCCAAGCCATCGTGAGCAGGAACGTTCCGCCGATAGAGACGGGAGTTGTCAGCGTCACGAGCGTGCACGGCGGGACTGCTTTCAACGTCATCCCGGAGGAGGTCGAGTTCAAGGGCACTTTCCGCTTCTTCAAGCCCGAAATCGGCGAGCTCATCCAGAGGAGGATGCGCGAGATTCTGGAAGGCGTGACAAAGGCCCATGGAGCCAAGTACGAGCTGAGCATAGAGGAGCTAACTCCCCCGACGATAAACTCCAAGGAGATGGCCAATTTCGCGAGGAAAGTGGCAGAGAAGTACGGCCTCAAATACGGCGACGTCCCTCCGACGATGGGCGCCGAGGACTTCGCCTTCTACCTCCAGAAGGTTCATGGAGCATTCCTTGCCCTGGGAATCAGGAACGAGGAGAAGGGGATAATCTACCCCCACCACCATCCGAAGTTCGACGTGGATGAGGAGGTTCTCTACCTCGGCACCGCGATGGAAGTTGCCCTGGCCTTCGAGTTCCTCAGGTGAGAACTTCCAACTATCCCCATTTTTCTCATCTTTTGGACATATTTTCTAATTCCCCCAACATCTAGTCATACGAGTCATTGTCAGGGTTACTTTTCCAGGCTCTCCTCACCGAGGTAGCCGAACTTCTTCAGGATGTGCATTACCGCCTCAGCACCGCCGTCACCGTAGGGCTTCTCCGTAACGTAGTCGGCTTTCTCCTTCAAGCTTTCAGGTGCTTGAGCTATTGCAACTCGGTAACCGACGACGCGGAAGGCATCGAGGTCGTTTTCCCCATCACCTACGTGGGCAACCTCTTTCGGGCTTATTCCCAAAAACTCGCAGGCCTTCTCTATCCCGGTGCCCTTGTTTATCCAGGGCTTCTTGATGTGTATCGCAAAGCCGGAATCCACCGCGATTAGATTTAGCCCGAGCTCTGCTATAAGCTCCCTCACGGCCTCAACGGGAACCTTCCTCGTTATCACGAGGCCGGCTTTCCGCTCCATCGTTGAGTAGCTCAGCTCCGCCTCGGGATAGCGCTTTTTGAGCTCGCTCCAGAGAATCCACTCCTCGTCCATGTCGGTGAGAAAAACGCGCTTTCTCATTGTCCCCTCGCCCTTCAGGGAGAGCGCACCACCGTCCTCAGCTATAACCGGCCCGCTGGTGCCTATGAAAACGGCGGCAGCTTCGGCAAAGGGGACCGAGTTTCCGGTAACCAGCATAACCGGAACTCCCAGCCTTTCCGCGAGCCTTATAGCCTTGAGGGCATCTATACTCAGCGTTCTATCCCGATAGGTTATCGTGCCGTCTATGTCGAGCGATATTGCTTTAATCCTCCCCATTCTCTCACCCAAAAAAAGGGACGAGGGGACGGATATAAGACTTTCTACCCATCAATGGTCCTTCATTATCTCCCTCAAAACGCTCGTGGCGTAAACACCCTTCGGCAGAAAGAAGCGGAAGCACATGCCAGTATCGGGGACGTAGCCGTAGATCATCCCGAGGGGCCTTATCAGGAGCTCTCTCCTCCCCCCTGGCTCGGCCATCGGCTTTGGTAGATTTTTAAAGGTTTCAAGACTTATACCCTCCTCTTTGAGGATTCCCTCTTCGAGTCTCCCAGGAAGGCCCTTGGCCGTCCTCATGGAAAAGCCAAATAGGGGGCCTGAAACCATGGCCT
The sequence above is drawn from the Thermococcus pacificus genome and encodes:
- the rpiA gene encoding ribose-5-phosphate isomerase RpiA, encoding MEELKRAVAKEALKFIEDDMIVGLGTGSTTAYFIEYLGKLIMEEELEDVYGVPTSYQSRMLAIENGVPVLGLDEVDAIDIAVDGADEVDPQLNLIKGRGAALTMEKIIEYRAGTFLVLVDESKLVESLGQKMPVPIEVIPAAWRAIAEEIEVFNATAELRMASKKDGPVVTDNGNFILDARFHRIEDPLDLEIELNNIPGVVENGIFADIADIVLVGTKEGVKRLER
- a CDS encoding M20 metallopeptidase family protein, with product MSLDPVSEAKKIEKEIIAWRRDFHMHPELGYEEERTSKIVEEHLRKWGYSIKRVGTGIIADIGEGGKTIALRADMDALPVQEENDVPYKSKIPGKMHACGHDAHTAMLLGAAKIIAEHREELNGRVRLIFQPAEEGGNGAVKMIEGGALEGVNAIFGFHVWMDLPSGVIGIRDGPFLAGAGIFGGKIIGKGGHGASPHETVDPIPIMAETVLAFQAIVSRNVPPIETGVVSVTSVHGGTAFNVIPEEVEFKGTFRFFKPEIGELIQRRMREILEGVTKAHGAKYELSIEELTPPTINSKEMANFARKVAEKYGLKYGDVPPTMGAEDFAFYLQKVHGAFLALGIRNEEKGIIYPHHHPKFDVDEEVLYLGTAMEVALAFEFLR
- a CDS encoding phosphoglycolate phosphatase, which gives rise to MGRIKAISLDIDGTITYRDRTLSIDALKAIRLAERLGVPVMLVTGNSVPFAEAAAVFIGTSGPVIAEDGGALSLKGEGTMRKRVFLTDMDEEWILWSELKKRYPEAELSYSTMERKAGLVITRKVPVEAVRELIAELGLNLIAVDSGFAIHIKKPWINKGTGIEKACEFLGISPKEVAHVGDGENDLDAFRVVGYRVAIAQAPESLKEKADYVTEKPYGDGGAEAVMHILKKFGYLGEESLEK